The DNA region NNNNNNNNNNNNNNNNNNNNNNNNNNNNNNNNNNNNNNNNNNNNNNNNNNNNNNNNNNNNNNNNNNNNNNNNNNNNNNNNNNNNNNNNNNNNNNNNNNNNNNNNNNNNNNNNNNNNNNNNNNNNNNNNNNNNNNNNNNNNNNNNNNNNNNNNNNNNNNNNNNNNNNNNNNNNNNNNNNNNNNNNNNNNNNNNNNNNNNNNNNNNNNNNNNNNNNNNNNNNNNNNNNNNNNNNNNNNNNNNNNNNNNNNNNNNNNNNNNNNNNNNNNNNNNNNNNNNNNNNNNNNNNNNNNNNNNNNNNNNNNNNNNNNNNNNNNNNNNNNNNNNNNNNNNNNNNNNNNNNNNNNNNNNNNNNNNNNNNNNNNNNNNNNNNNNNNNNNNNNNNNNNNNNNNNNNNNNNNNNNNNNNNNNNNNNNNNNNNNNNNNNNNNNNNNNNNNNNNNNNNNNNNNNNNNNNNNNNNNNNNNNNNNNNNNNNNNNNNNNNNNNNNNNNNNNNNNNNNNNNNNNNNNNNNNNNNNNNNNNNNNNNNNNNNNNNNNNNNNNNNNNNNNNNNNNNNNNNNNNNNNNNNNNNNNNNNNNNNNNNNNNNNNNNNNNNNNNNNNNNNNNNNNNNNNNNNNNNNNNNNNNNNNNNNNNNNNNNNNNNNNNNNNNNNNNNNNNNNNNNNNNNNNNAAACACGGCCCGTTGGCGGGTCATCTCCAAAGGTTGTCTGCGTGGGCGGGGGCCCGGCGGGGCTTACGGCCGCCTATCTTCTCGCAAAGAAGGGCGTTTCCGTAACCGTCCTTGAGGCCGACCCCGATTATCTGGGGGGCATATCCAAGACGGTTTCATATAAAGGATTCTGTTGCGACATCGGCGGTCACAGGTTTTTCTCCAAGTCGGATGAGGTTGTGGAGTTATGGAACGAAATCCTTGACGAGGATTTTATCAAAAGACCGAGGAAATCCCGCATTTACTACAAGAAGAAGTTTTTTGACTACCCGCTCAAGCCCCGCAACGCCCTTTTTAATTTGGGCGTTTTTGAATCGGCGCTCTGTGTCTTGTCGTATCTGAAGGCTCGCGCTTTTCCCGTCCGGAATCCGGCAAACTTTGAGCAGTGGGTCAGCAACAGGTTCGGCTCCCGGCTTTTCTCAATTTTCTTCAAGTCATACACGGAAAAAGTGTGGGGAATGAAGTGCTCCGAAATATCGGCGGACTGGGCGGCTCAGCGTATAAAGGGGCTCTCCCTGTGGTCCGCCGTAAAGAACGCCGTATTCGGGGCGGGGGGGTCTTCGGGCGGCGAGGTAATCAAAACCCTGATTGATTCTTTCCACTATCCGCGCAAGGGGCCCGGAATGATGTGGGAGAGCGCGGGGCGCAAGATAGAAAAATGGGGCGGCGTCATCAAAATGGGGCAGGAAGCGGTCAGGATTTCCAAAACAAAGGACGGCTATGATGTGGTTTCCCGTTCGCCGGGCGGCGAAGAGTTTCATTATGAAGCCGATTTTGTTATCTCCTCCGCTCCGATAAGGGAGTTTGTCGGATGCCTTGAGCCCGCTCCGCCCGCCGATGTTACCGGGGCGGCAAACGCCCTTTCCTA from Candidatus Dadabacteria bacterium includes:
- a CDS encoding NAD(P)/FAD-dependent oxidoreductase, which produces MGGGPAGLTAAYLLAKKGVSVTVLEADPDYLGGISKTVSYKGFCCDIGGHRFFSKSDEVVELWNEILDEDFIKRPRKSRIYYKKKFFDYPLKPRNALFNLGVFESALCVLSYLKARAFPVRNPANFEQWVSNRFGSRLFSIFFKSYTEKVWGMKCSEISADWAAQRIKGLSLWSAVKNAVFGAGGSSGGEVIKTLIDSFHYPRKGPGMMWESAGRKIEKWGGVIKMGQEAVRISKTKDGYDVVSRSPGGEEFHYEADFVISSAPIREFVGCLEPAPPADVTGAANALSYRDFLIVGLVVKDRDIFDDNWVYIHDPSVKVGRIQNFKSWSPDMVPEAGKNCYGMEYFCFEGDGIWASADEDLIKLASEELVTLGLAREGDITDGFVVRQKKAYPVYDDKYADNVETVRAALAGSYPGLCPVGRNGMHKYNNQDHAMMTAMLTVENILAGKDVYDVWKVNQDAEYIEEARDSDSGGRDVPKTA